From Spirosoma aerolatum, one genomic window encodes:
- a CDS encoding lipopolysaccharide biosynthesis protein, protein MSVKDANLGKAGKGDEIEIRLSDIIQFLKDSRKTVFYWGMAFLVLGILYAFSQKNEYTTIVKVMPELKTTGTGAGLGDLKSIASLAGVNLGTLGSASEAIRPDLYPDIVQSLPFTLHLLKQPVTTVEITKPQSLQNYLLEESHKGIFSFLRGSDNDAMKGLPTATVNVLHLTRQQEELSKQVNSRITADIDKKSGIITITSRMPDAVVAATVAQQTLNYLTSYVTNYRTSKARQQLKFLKNQVNDARKRYEASELQLSAYRDRNRNLFLNTAKIEEQRLQADYILAQSVYGDLSKQLEQARIKVEEEAPVFQVLEPSRIPLKKSGPKRTAIAAVFGILGIILGSAVFFSKHFFNHYKSNRMS, encoded by the coding sequence ATGTCAGTTAAAGATGCTAATTTAGGGAAAGCAGGTAAAGGGGACGAAATAGAAATTCGACTGAGCGATATTATTCAATTTTTAAAAGATAGTCGTAAAACTGTTTTTTACTGGGGGATGGCTTTTCTCGTATTGGGTATTCTGTATGCTTTCTCTCAAAAAAACGAATATACGACGATTGTTAAAGTGATGCCTGAGTTGAAAACGACAGGCACTGGAGCAGGATTAGGTGATTTGAAGTCGATAGCTAGTTTAGCTGGCGTTAATTTAGGGACTTTAGGCAGTGCATCAGAAGCCATTCGCCCCGATCTGTATCCTGATATAGTACAAAGTCTACCTTTCACTTTACATTTGCTTAAGCAACCGGTTACGACGGTAGAGATAACTAAGCCGCAATCTTTACAAAATTATCTGCTAGAGGAATCCCACAAGGGTATATTTAGTTTCTTGCGGGGTAGTGACAATGATGCAATGAAGGGCCTGCCTACTGCAACAGTGAATGTGTTACATCTTACCCGTCAGCAAGAAGAACTGAGCAAGCAGGTGAATAGCCGAATAACGGCTGATATCGATAAAAAATCAGGAATAATTACCATAACATCACGAATGCCTGATGCTGTTGTGGCGGCCACAGTGGCCCAGCAAACGCTTAATTATTTGACGTCTTACGTCACTAATTATCGAACTAGTAAAGCTCGTCAACAACTTAAATTCTTGAAAAATCAGGTCAATGATGCTCGGAAGCGTTATGAGGCTTCAGAATTACAGCTATCTGCATATCGAGACCGTAACAGGAATCTGTTTTTGAATACAGCTAAAATCGAAGAACAACGTCTTCAGGCTGATTATATTTTAGCGCAAAGTGTTTATGGCGATCTTTCAAAACAATTAGAACAGGCACGAATAAAAGTAGAAGAAGAGGCACCTGTGTTTCAGGTGCTTGAGCCATCTCGTATACCCCTGAAAAAAAGTGGTCCTAAGCGAACTGCAATTGCTGCTGTATTTGGGATATTAGGTATAATACTAGGATCGGCAGTTTTTTTTTCAAAGCATTTCTTTAATCATTATAAATCAAATAGAATGTCATGA
- the rfbF gene encoding glucose-1-phosphate cytidylyltransferase produces MKVVILAGGLGTRLSEETIIKPKPMVEIGGKPILWHIMKIYAHYGYNEFIICLGYKGHMIKEYFINYFLYNSDITVELHNNKLDVHYSSAESFKVTLVDTGIDTNTAGRIKHIEPYLGKDETFMLTYGDGVADINIQKLANFHEAHGKLATLTSIQLPGRYGNIQTDEQGIVHHFQEKPQGDGTWINGGFFVLSKGIFQFLQEDMRTIQWEKKPLIDIAQQNQLAAYKHYGFWKAMDAMRDKIELEELWNTNQAAWKVW; encoded by the coding sequence ATGAAAGTAGTAATTCTTGCTGGAGGTTTAGGCACTCGTCTTAGTGAAGAGACAATAATAAAGCCTAAACCAATGGTAGAAATAGGAGGAAAACCTATTCTTTGGCATATAATGAAGATATATGCTCATTATGGATATAATGAGTTTATAATTTGCCTAGGTTACAAAGGCCATATGATTAAAGAATACTTTATAAATTATTTTCTCTACAATTCAGATATTACTGTCGAACTGCACAATAACAAACTGGATGTTCATTACTCAAGTGCAGAGTCTTTTAAAGTTACATTAGTTGATACTGGGATTGATACGAATACCGCCGGTAGAATTAAACACATAGAGCCATACTTAGGTAAAGACGAAACATTTATGCTTACTTATGGTGATGGCGTAGCTGATATCAATATCCAAAAGTTAGCCAACTTTCATGAAGCGCATGGGAAATTAGCTACCCTAACATCGATACAACTTCCAGGAAGATACGGTAATATTCAAACAGACGAACAAGGTATAGTTCATCATTTTCAAGAAAAGCCTCAAGGAGATGGTACCTGGATTAATGGCGGTTTTTTCGTGTTAAGCAAGGGTATTTTTCAGTTTTTGCAAGAAGATATGCGTACAATTCAATGGGAGAAGAAGCCATTAATTGATATTGCTCAACAAAATCAGTTAGCAGCCTACAAGCACTATGGTTTCTGGAAAGCTATGGATGCTATGAGAGATAAGATAGAGTTAGAAGAGTTATGGAATACTAATCAGGCTGCATGGAAAGTATGGTGA
- a CDS encoding MATE family efflux transporter: MKDLVVTFRGLLGIDLSIFYTILAKILQASGALIIIGLISFFLTKEEQGYYYTFSSILAIQVFFELGLTSIITQYVAHEAVHIQWVTTSEVTGPPEKLSRLASILILCLKVFGILTAILFFALLIGGFLFFSNYKLVSLNVNWQFPWVIVCLSTSLMLLINPILAFLEGLGQVKEVAQLRMQQQLLTLLILVFVLTAKGGLYAQGIASLLAFCLLAGNLFFSSKKLLLINIFGHRDRWKVSYRKEIFPYHYKIALSWVSGYLIFQLFNPVLFATQGPIVAGQMGMTLAALNGVSAISMSWINTKITLFSSLIAQKKFSDLDIIFNKTVRQLTIINGSLLLVFIGILLVLEEVYLPVRSRFLPIVPTVLLCLTVFVNQFVFSWAAYLRCHKEEPFLLISVLNGIFCVISTLTLGRYFGVMGMVVGYTILTVILGGLGGIMFLLPRKKHGTNFYLLKC; this comes from the coding sequence TTGAAAGATTTAGTAGTAACTTTTAGAGGATTATTGGGTATAGATTTGTCTATTTTCTATACCATACTCGCCAAAATTTTGCAGGCGAGTGGGGCGCTCATTATAATAGGACTAATATCGTTTTTCCTAACCAAGGAAGAGCAGGGATACTACTACACATTTAGTAGTATCCTGGCAATCCAAGTTTTTTTTGAATTAGGGCTTACATCAATAATTACACAATATGTAGCCCATGAAGCTGTACATATACAGTGGGTAACTACATCTGAAGTGACTGGTCCTCCTGAAAAATTATCGAGACTTGCCTCTATATTGATATTATGCCTTAAAGTCTTTGGCATACTGACTGCCATCCTATTCTTTGCGTTATTAATTGGCGGATTCTTGTTTTTTTCTAATTATAAGCTAGTTTCTTTAAATGTAAATTGGCAATTTCCTTGGGTAATTGTCTGTTTATCAACATCGTTGATGTTACTGATAAACCCCATTCTTGCTTTTCTGGAAGGGTTGGGACAAGTGAAAGAGGTTGCTCAACTACGCATGCAACAGCAACTCCTTACTTTATTAATTTTAGTTTTTGTTCTGACGGCTAAAGGCGGTCTTTATGCACAGGGAATAGCTAGTTTATTAGCATTCTGTTTGCTGGCAGGGAACTTATTTTTTTCTTCTAAAAAATTGTTATTGATAAATATTTTCGGGCATAGAGATCGTTGGAAAGTATCATACCGAAAAGAAATATTTCCATATCACTATAAAATTGCATTAAGTTGGGTAAGTGGCTATTTAATTTTTCAACTTTTTAACCCTGTCCTTTTTGCAACGCAAGGCCCTATAGTTGCTGGGCAAATGGGTATGACTCTAGCTGCTTTAAATGGAGTCTCCGCGATTTCTATGAGTTGGATCAATACAAAAATTACTTTGTTTTCATCATTGATAGCTCAGAAAAAATTTAGCGATTTAGATATAATTTTCAACAAAACAGTACGCCAACTAACCATAATAAATGGTTCATTACTACTGGTCTTTATAGGAATATTGTTGGTGTTAGAAGAAGTGTACTTACCGGTAAGAAGCCGGTTTTTACCAATAGTACCTACTGTTTTACTATGTCTTACCGTGTTCGTCAATCAGTTCGTCTTTTCCTGGGCAGCTTATCTTCGATGCCATAAGGAAGAGCCCTTTTTGTTGATTTCGGTATTGAATGGGATATTTTGTGTTATCTCAACTCTCACTCTGGGTCGATATTTTGGCGTGATGGGCATGGTAGTTGGTTATACAATATTAACTGTCATTTTGGGCGGATTGGGGGGTATTATGTTTTTGTTACCAAGAAAAAAGCATGGCACTAACTTCTATTTGTTAAAGTGCTGA
- a CDS encoding GDP-mannose 4,6-dehydratase, with product MKKALICGISGQDGAYLAKLLLERGYEVYGSSRDAQMASFSNLSRLAIRQSVKFVSISIQDFRSVLQALLKIKPDEVYNLAGQSSVGLSFEQPVETLESISIGTLNLLEAIRFSDLPIKFYNAGSSECFGDTGSLSADENTPFRPRSPYGVAKAAAFWQVANYREAYQLHACTGILFNHESPLRPERFVTQKIVASACRIAQGSNEILTLGNINIARDWGWAPDYVEAMWLMLQQRSADDYVIATGRTHQLRDFIQVVFDEVGLNWEEHTNIDESFFRPTDIAEGHANPSKAHQKLGWVARHSMENVGYLMVKGYKEIRDKSGR from the coding sequence ATGAAGAAAGCGCTGATTTGTGGCATTTCAGGGCAGGATGGAGCCTACCTTGCAAAATTATTGTTAGAGCGAGGATACGAAGTATACGGAAGTTCTAGAGATGCACAAATGGCATCTTTTTCTAATTTAAGTCGATTAGCTATTCGCCAGTCTGTTAAGTTTGTATCAATCAGTATTCAAGATTTTCGTAGTGTACTACAAGCTCTACTTAAGATTAAGCCAGACGAAGTTTATAATCTCGCAGGTCAAAGTTCGGTAGGGCTATCATTTGAACAGCCCGTTGAAACTCTTGAAAGCATTAGTATAGGTACATTGAATCTATTAGAGGCTATTCGCTTTAGTGATTTGCCTATTAAATTTTATAATGCTGGTTCAAGCGAATGCTTCGGTGATACTGGTAGCTTATCAGCTGACGAGAATACCCCATTTCGCCCCCGGAGCCCCTACGGGGTAGCTAAAGCTGCCGCTTTCTGGCAAGTAGCAAATTACCGTGAAGCCTATCAGTTACATGCTTGTACAGGCATATTGTTTAACCATGAATCTCCTCTTCGGCCTGAACGTTTTGTAACGCAAAAAATAGTTGCGTCTGCTTGCCGTATCGCTCAGGGGAGTAACGAGATTTTGACATTAGGCAATATTAATATTGCTCGAGATTGGGGTTGGGCACCGGATTATGTAGAAGCTATGTGGTTAATGCTTCAACAACGTAGTGCTGATGATTATGTGATTGCCACTGGCCGAACTCACCAATTGCGGGACTTCATACAAGTCGTCTTCGATGAGGTGGGTCTGAACTGGGAGGAGCATACGAATATCGATGAATCTTTTTTTCGGCCGACGGATATTGCTGAAGGGCATGCTAATCCATCTAAAGCTCATCAAAAATTAGGCTGGGTAGCACGGCACTCTATGGAAAATGTGGGGTATTTGATGGTAAAGGGATATAAAGAAATTCGGGATAAATCAGGTAGATAA
- a CDS encoding SLBB domain-containing protein, translated as MHTKDKLSRFPHCINLFQAVVLLFLLTGSYEIFAQTPRSRVDQLTDDEVESFYRRAQASGLSEAQIEQAAMSQGYTLDDIAKMRKRIDAIRTKTSGALSLTSVDSKTTGRTLPSDLSRRSDSLFVTRKDTSRKLRVFGATLFENANLSFEPNLRIATPRNYVVGPDDEIRIDIAGASTGEFLLKVSPDGTVKVPNLAPIFVSGLTIEQAEQRIIARLRQGGYQGLGTPGSNTTANLTLTNIRSIRVTLVGEVVRPGTYTISSLGSAFNALYLAGGPNPETGSFRKISVIRGNRIVRTIDLYDFILRADQRDNIQLRDQDVIRVADYETRVELAGQVRRPAIFELLPGETLQTLLSFAGGFADDAYRAAITLRRNTNRERRIVTITEDQIKSFIPQKGDKYDVGKILERYENRVQVAGAVMRPGDYALEPGLETVRQLINRADGLRKDAFTNRASIIRERPDMDRENLSFDLGKLMRGEMADIPLMRQDSLTVLSIRDLREAYYVTIEGAVNKPDTVEYVSNMSVADLIAQAGGFQEGAKPNLIEVARRIRQDSAGISTTLQEIHRFSIDRNLQITALEGTSPEFRLRPFDIVYVRTSVNYEPQQQVYIYGEVMQPGNYSIFSRAERISDIIKRAGGLKPQAYLPGAQFRRKGTIIANDLSNILVSSGIEENLLVQEGDSLYIPQRQEVVAVQGAVLNPGIVSYKVDYGFNDYVSEAGGFTDNARKSKSYIVYPNGRKDRTHHFLFFSSRPKVYPGSTVVIPFKPLDNNKLSVAERLGILSLLTTVSIALVNLILR; from the coding sequence ATGCATACTAAGGACAAATTGTCACGTTTTCCCCATTGTATTAACCTGTTCCAAGCTGTTGTCCTGCTATTTTTACTGACAGGATCGTACGAAATCTTCGCTCAGACTCCTCGCTCTCGGGTAGATCAGCTAACGGATGATGAAGTAGAAAGTTTTTATCGACGCGCCCAGGCTAGTGGTCTTTCAGAAGCACAGATTGAACAGGCTGCCATGTCGCAGGGCTATACGCTGGACGATATTGCCAAGATGCGGAAGCGTATTGACGCGATCCGTACCAAAACATCCGGTGCTTTAAGTTTAACATCCGTTGATTCAAAAACAACGGGCCGGACCCTTCCTTCAGACCTTTCCCGTCGATCAGATTCTCTATTCGTAACGCGTAAAGATACCAGCCGAAAACTGCGCGTATTCGGGGCTACCTTATTTGAAAACGCCAATTTATCATTTGAACCCAATTTACGTATTGCCACACCCCGTAATTATGTAGTTGGCCCTGACGACGAAATTCGCATCGACATTGCCGGCGCATCGACGGGCGAGTTCCTCTTAAAAGTTAGCCCGGACGGAACTGTGAAGGTGCCTAATCTGGCTCCCATTTTTGTCAGTGGGCTGACCATAGAACAGGCAGAGCAACGCATCATTGCCCGACTACGGCAGGGAGGTTACCAAGGTTTAGGAACACCGGGTAGTAATACGACGGCTAATCTGACCCTCACAAATATTCGCAGTATCCGTGTTACATTGGTAGGTGAGGTAGTTCGTCCAGGTACTTATACGATTTCGTCGCTGGGGTCAGCATTCAATGCACTTTATTTAGCGGGGGGACCAAATCCAGAAACGGGATCATTTCGTAAGATTAGCGTTATTCGCGGTAATCGGATCGTTCGTACGATTGATTTGTATGATTTCATTCTACGGGCCGATCAGCGCGACAATATTCAATTGCGGGATCAGGACGTAATCCGGGTAGCTGATTACGAAACGCGTGTTGAACTGGCAGGCCAAGTTCGCCGTCCGGCTATTTTTGAGTTATTACCAGGAGAAACACTGCAAACGCTATTGAGTTTTGCTGGTGGTTTTGCTGACGACGCTTATCGGGCTGCAATTACTCTTCGGCGTAATACCAACCGTGAGCGACGAATCGTTACCATCACGGAAGATCAGATTAAAAGTTTCATCCCACAGAAAGGCGATAAATACGATGTCGGGAAAATTTTGGAGCGGTATGAGAACCGGGTTCAGGTGGCAGGTGCTGTGATGCGTCCTGGCGATTATGCCTTAGAGCCTGGTCTGGAAACGGTTCGTCAATTAATCAATCGGGCCGATGGGCTCCGCAAGGATGCATTTACGAATCGGGCGTCAATTATTCGGGAGCGCCCTGATATGGATAGAGAGAATCTGTCATTTGATTTGGGTAAACTGATGCGTGGCGAAATGGCCGATATTCCACTTATGCGGCAGGATAGCTTAACGGTCTTATCAATCCGGGATTTGCGTGAAGCGTATTATGTAACGATTGAAGGCGCTGTTAACAAGCCGGATACAGTCGAATATGTCTCGAACATGAGCGTAGCTGACTTAATTGCGCAGGCAGGTGGTTTCCAGGAAGGAGCCAAACCCAACCTAATCGAAGTGGCCCGACGGATTCGGCAGGATTCGGCTGGAATCAGTACCACATTACAGGAAATTCACCGCTTTTCAATAGATCGTAATCTACAGATTACAGCCTTAGAAGGTACCTCCCCCGAATTCAGGTTGCGCCCATTTGACATCGTTTATGTGCGGACTTCTGTCAACTATGAACCACAGCAACAGGTATATATTTATGGGGAGGTAATGCAACCAGGAAACTACTCTATTTTTAGTAGGGCTGAGCGTATAAGTGATATTATCAAACGGGCAGGTGGACTTAAGCCACAAGCTTATCTACCTGGAGCACAGTTCAGGCGAAAAGGTACTATAATTGCCAATGATTTGAGTAATATTCTTGTTAGTTCAGGAATAGAAGAGAATCTGTTAGTTCAGGAGGGTGATTCTTTATATATTCCTCAACGACAGGAAGTTGTCGCTGTTCAGGGCGCTGTTTTAAACCCAGGGATCGTTAGCTATAAAGTAGATTATGGGTTTAACGATTATGTTAGCGAAGCGGGAGGATTTACTGACAATGCACGAAAAAGTAAGTCCTATATAGTTTATCCGAACGGTCGAAAGGATCGTACGCATCATTTCCTCTTTTTTTCGTCTCGCCCTAAAGTTTACCCTGGCTCAACAGTTGTAATACCATTTAAGCCGCTGGATAATAATAAATTAAGTGTTGCCGAGCGACTTGGTATTCTTTCGTTATTAACTACAGTTTCGATCGCACTTGTTAATTTGATTCTTCGTTAA
- the rfbG gene encoding CDP-glucose 4,6-dehydratase: MESMVIRNEYETCYRNKKVFLTGHTGFKGSWMLCWLQMLGAEVKGYSLKAEETSLYNEIHGDHLCQSIIADIRDQDKLRTEILEFQPDFIFHLAAQPLVRRSYDIPTETFEVNMLGTMYILDAVRYLHKPCAIILITTDKVYENKEWHYPYRESDRLGGYDPYSASKATAELVISSYRNSFFNLEQYNEHTKSIASARAGNVIGGGDWSKDRIIPDIVRSLQANVPIPVRNPKAIRPWQHVLEPVHGYLVLGAQMALNPVKFSESWNFGPFMEDALTVQELVETAIQVWGTGQYALVHNEAQPHEAGLLKLDISKTVNELKWKPKLNSQIGIQMTLDWFKCYLESREGIQELTKRQIEEYMQS; encoded by the coding sequence ATGGAAAGTATGGTGATCAGGAATGAATATGAAACTTGTTATCGAAACAAGAAAGTGTTTTTAACAGGCCATACAGGATTCAAAGGCTCCTGGATGTTATGTTGGTTGCAAATGCTGGGTGCCGAAGTGAAAGGGTATTCATTAAAAGCTGAAGAAACAAGTCTTTACAATGAAATACATGGTGATCATTTATGTCAGTCAATTATAGCTGATATACGTGATCAAGATAAATTAAGAACTGAAATTTTAGAGTTTCAACCTGACTTCATTTTTCATTTAGCCGCTCAACCATTGGTCAGACGTTCTTACGATATACCTACGGAAACGTTTGAAGTAAATATGTTGGGGACAATGTATATTCTGGATGCTGTTCGTTATTTACATAAACCTTGTGCGATTATCTTGATAACAACGGATAAGGTTTATGAAAACAAGGAATGGCATTACCCTTATCGAGAGTCAGACCGGTTAGGAGGATATGACCCTTATAGCGCGAGTAAAGCAACTGCGGAACTCGTTATTTCGTCGTACCGGAATTCGTTCTTTAATCTGGAACAGTACAACGAGCATACTAAATCCATTGCTTCAGCACGAGCCGGTAATGTTATTGGAGGTGGCGACTGGTCAAAAGACCGCATCATCCCTGATATTGTGCGATCATTACAGGCAAATGTCCCTATTCCAGTTAGAAATCCTAAAGCAATACGTCCATGGCAGCATGTTCTTGAACCAGTCCATGGCTACTTAGTACTAGGTGCACAAATGGCCTTAAATCCTGTGAAATTTAGTGAGTCTTGGAATTTCGGTCCTTTCATGGAGGATGCTCTGACAGTCCAGGAATTAGTTGAAACGGCTATTCAGGTTTGGGGAACGGGCCAATATGCTTTGGTTCATAATGAGGCACAGCCCCACGAAGCAGGCTTACTTAAGCTCGATATCAGCAAAACGGTGAATGAGTTAAAGTGGAAACCCAAATTAAATTCTCAAATAGGTATCCAAATGACGTTAGATTGGTTTAAATGTTATTTGGAGAGTAGAGAAGGCATACAAGAGCTCACAAAAAGACAGATTGAGGAATACATGCAGTCATAA